Proteins from a single region of Bombus pascuorum chromosome 5, iyBomPasc1.1, whole genome shotgun sequence:
- the LOC132907033 gene encoding TBC1 domain family member 13 — MSILRKRLYEFDDALNAEEIDLINLKRLCFHGIPDEGGLRPLCWKLLLNYLPSTRASWSETLIRKRTLYKTFIEDLIVMPGEANSDGERVDVTLHDHPLNLNPDSKWQTYFKDNEVLLQIDKDVRRLCPDISFFQQGTDYPRKEIVNANGQRRLHHRVQHTVLRSANVERKGLGITKIAVSIRKATEDYAPLAEGGEAHWEVLERILFLYAKLNPGQGYVQGMNEIVGPIYHAFACDPDQNWREHAEADTFFCFTNLMSEIRDFFIKSLDEAEFGINSMMGKLTTQVKVNDPEVWMRLHQQELCPQYYSFRWLTLLLSQEFPLPDVMRIWDSLFADENRFSFLIHICCAMILLLRDQLLAGDFATNVKLLQNFPSVDIQIVLSKAAALAGKSLNSS, encoded by the exons ATGAGTATTTTAAGAAAGAg ATTATATGAATTCGATGATGCACTAAACGCTGAAGAAATAGATCTCATTAATCTCAAACGATTATGCTTCCATG gaATACCAGATGAAGGAGGTTTGAGACCTCTATGCtggaaacttttattaaattatctacCTTCAACAAGAGCCAGTTGGTCAGAAACGCTTATTCGTAAAAGAACgctttataaaacatttattg AGGATCTCATTGTCATGCCAGGTGAAGCAAATAGCGATGGAGAAAGAGTGGATGTTACACTTCACGATCATCCATTAAATTTAAATCCTGATAGTAAGTGGCAAACCTACTTTAAGGATAATGAAGTTCTTCTACAAATAGACAAAGATGTTAG GAGATTATGTCCAGATATATCGTTCTTCCAACAAGGCACCGATTATCCACGTAAAGAGATCGTAAATGCTAATGGACAGAGACGTTTACATCATAGAGTGCAACATACAGTTTTAAGAAGTGCAAATGTAGAGAGAAAGGGACTGGGTATCACTaag ATAGCAGTATCTATTAGAAAAGCTACAGAAGATTATGCACCACTAGCGGAAGGTGGTGAAGCTCATTGGGAAGTTTTAGAAAGGATACTCTTTCTGTATGCCAAATTAAATCCAGGACAGGGATATGTACAGGGTATGAATGAAATTGTTGGACCTATATATCATGCATTTGCTTGTGATCCTGACCAAAACTGGAGAG AACATGCAGAAGCAGATACATTTTTTTGCTTCACCAATCTGATGAGTGAGATCCGTGACTTCTTTATAAAATCACTCGATGAAGCTGAGTTTGGAATTAATTCGATGATGGGTAAGCTCACAACTCAAGTCAAAGTTAATGACCCTGAAGTTTGGATGCGTTTGCATCAACAAGAATTATGTCCACAATACTATAGCTTCAG ATGGCTAACGCTTCTTCTCTCACAAGAATTTCCATTACCTGATGTCATGAGAATTTGGGATTCTCTTTTTGCTGACGAGAATAGATTCAGTTTTTTGATACATATTTGCTGTGCCATGATTTT ACTCTTGAGGGACCAATTACTTGCTGGAGACTTCGCTACAAATGTTAAACTTTTACAA AATTTTCCTTCGGTGGACATCCAAATAGTACTTTCTAAGGCAGCTGCATTGGCAGGTAAAAGTCTGAACTCATCGTAA